The Xanthomonas fragariae genome has a segment encoding these proteins:
- the hppD gene encoding 4-hydroxyphenylpyruvate dioxygenase, giving the protein MSTQPNTSVTRPDPGMQVTTFDNPMGIDGFEFVEFAAPADQVAQLHDYFRKMGFSAVLRHRSRAITVYRQGGVNFLLNEDPDAFAADFAAAHGPCACGFAIRFRTPADTVLQTVLDNGGEAVQDKADTRAVPAPVVKGIGDCMLYLVDRYGDAGSIYDADFEPIAGADQHPTGFGLTFIDHLTHNLYFGNMQRWSDYYERLFNFREIRYFDIKGAKTGLVSKAMTAPDGIVRIPLNESSDPKSQINEYLDAYHGEGIQHIACFTDDIYTSVEKMRAAGVAFLDTPDAYFDVVDLRIPDHGEDVERLRRNKILIDADVDTKQRKLLQIFTQNCIGPIFFEIIQRKGNEGFGEGNFQALFESIERDQMRRGVL; this is encoded by the coding sequence ATGAGTACACAACCCAATACCAGCGTCACCCGCCCAGATCCAGGCATGCAGGTCACCACTTTCGACAATCCGATGGGGATCGACGGGTTCGAATTCGTCGAATTCGCCGCACCGGCCGACCAGGTAGCGCAACTGCACGACTACTTCCGCAAGATGGGCTTCAGCGCAGTGCTGCGTCACCGCAGCCGGGCCATTACCGTCTATCGCCAGGGTGGGGTCAACTTCCTGCTCAACGAAGACCCCGATGCGTTCGCCGCCGACTTCGCCGCCGCGCATGGCCCCTGTGCCTGCGGTTTTGCAATCCGCTTCCGCACCCCGGCCGACACCGTGCTGCAGACGGTGCTGGACAACGGCGGCGAGGCGGTCCAGGACAAGGCCGATACGCGCGCAGTGCCTGCACCGGTGGTCAAGGGCATCGGCGATTGCATGCTGTATCTGGTGGATCGCTATGGCGATGCGGGCAGCATCTACGACGCCGACTTCGAGCCGATTGCGGGCGCCGATCAGCACCCGACTGGTTTCGGACTCACTTTCATCGACCACCTGACCCACAATCTGTACTTCGGCAATATGCAGCGCTGGTCGGACTACTACGAGCGCCTGTTCAACTTCCGCGAGATCCGCTACTTCGACATCAAGGGCGCCAAGACCGGGCTGGTGTCCAAGGCGATGACGGCGCCGGACGGCATCGTACGCATCCCGCTCAACGAGTCATCCGACCCCAAGAGCCAGATCAACGAGTACCTGGACGCCTACCACGGCGAAGGCATCCAGCACATCGCCTGCTTCACCGACGACATCTACACAAGCGTGGAAAAGATGCGCGCGGCCGGCGTGGCCTTCCTCGATACACCGGATGCGTATTTCGACGTGGTGGATCTGCGCATTCCCGATCACGGTGAAGATGTCGAACGCTTGCGTCGCAACAAGATTTTGATCGACGCCGACGTCGACACCAAGCAGCGTAAGTTGCTGCAGATATTCACCCAGAACTGCATCGGCCCGATTTTCTTCGAGATCATCCAGCGCAAGGGCAATGAAGGCTTTGGCGAAGGCAATTTTCAGGCGCTGTTCGAGAGCATCGAACGCGATCAGATGAGGCGTGGGGTGCTTTGA
- a CDS encoding SDR family NAD(P)-dependent oxidoreductase translates to MTMDLALFDFDGTVTTHETFADFIGVGAGMMADATMGSRPVALITRACSGIGAACADCFARDSRDVVLVSRDLAALEQRAQAIRAHGADTFTLRGDLADPGRSRPMLIARCSRENACISIAWATGCWRLVRDWHHDIGSCRRRGNVRAAG, encoded by the coding sequence ATGACTATGGATCTTGCCCTGTTCGACTTCGACGGCACCGTTACCACACACGAGACGTTCGCCGACTTCATCGGTGTGGGAGCAGGCATGATGGCGGACGCAACGATGGGCTCCAGGCCGGTTGCCTTGATCACCCGGGCCTGTTCGGGAATCGGTGCCGCATGCGCCGACTGCTTTGCGCGCGATAGCCGTGATGTGGTGCTGGTAAGCCGCGATCTGGCGGCGCTGGAACAACGCGCCCAGGCGATACGTGCGCACGGGGCCGATACCTTCACGCTGCGGGGAGACCTTGCCGACCCGGGCAGGTCGCGCCCCATGCTGATCGCGCGTTGCAGTCGGGAAAACGCGTGCATATCCATTGCCTGGGCAACCGGTTGCTGGCGCTTGGTGCGCGACTGGCACCACGACATTGGCAGTTGTCGCCGTCGCGGCAATGTCCGCGCCGCAGGGTGA
- the hmgA gene encoding homogentisate 1,2-dioxygenase: protein MQNNQRYMTGFGNEFATEAVADTLPVGQNSPQRVAHGLYAEQLSGTAFTAPRGENRRSWLYRIRPAAVHGAFSLITQSQFHNDFGTAPVPPDQLRWSPLPLPSTPLDFVDGLYTMAGNGGPEAMSGVAVHLYAANASMHDRFFYDADGELLLVPQLGRLRVHTELGVLELEPQQIGVIPRGVRFRVELLDDTARGYVCENFGGLLRLPDLGPIGSNGLANARDFQTPHAAFEQREGTFELVAKFQGHLWRADIGHSPLDVVAWHGNNAPYRYDLRRFNTIGSISFDHPDPSIFTVLTSPSDTHGTANMDFAIFPPRWLVAQHTFRPPWFHRNVASEFMGLVHGVYDAKADGFAPGGASLHNCMSGHGPDAATFDKASQADLSRPDVMTETMAFMFETRAVLRPTQQALQAAHRQADYQQCWSGLRAAFAPPATR, encoded by the coding sequence ATGCAAAACAACCAGCGTTACATGACCGGTTTCGGCAACGAGTTCGCCACCGAGGCGGTGGCCGACACTTTGCCGGTCGGGCAGAACTCGCCGCAGCGTGTGGCGCATGGGCTGTATGCCGAACAGTTGTCCGGCACGGCGTTCACCGCGCCGCGCGGTGAGAACCGGCGCAGCTGGCTATACCGCATTCGCCCCGCAGCTGTGCATGGCGCGTTTTCGCTGATCACGCAGTCGCAGTTCCACAACGACTTCGGCACCGCCCCGGTGCCGCCGGATCAGCTGCGCTGGAGCCCGTTGCCGCTACCGTCCACGCCTCTGGATTTCGTCGATGGTCTCTACACCATGGCCGGCAATGGCGGGCCCGAGGCGATGTCTGGTGTCGCGGTGCATTTGTATGCGGCCAACGCATCGATGCACGATCGCTTCTTCTACGATGCCGATGGCGAGTTGTTGTTGGTGCCACAACTCGGCCGGCTGCGCGTGCATACCGAATTGGGCGTGCTGGAGCTGGAACCGCAGCAGATCGGGGTGATTCCTCGCGGTGTGCGCTTCCGTGTCGAGCTGCTGGATGACACCGCGCGCGGTTATGTCTGCGAAAATTTCGGCGGCCTGCTGCGCTTGCCCGACCTGGGGCCAATCGGCTCGAATGGGTTGGCTAACGCGCGCGATTTTCAAACGCCGCACGCGGCCTTCGAACAGCGTGAAGGTACATTCGAACTGGTGGCCAAGTTTCAAGGCCATTTATGGCGCGCAGACATCGGCCACTCGCCGCTGGATGTTGTCGCTTGGCACGGCAATAACGCGCCATACCGTTACGACCTGCGCCGCTTCAACACCATCGGATCGATCAGTTTCGATCACCCGGACCCGAGCATTTTCACCGTGCTGACCTCGCCGAGCGACACGCACGGCACTGCGAATATGGACTTTGCGATCTTCCCGCCACGCTGGCTGGTGGCGCAGCACACCTTCCGCCCACCGTGGTTCCATCGCAATGTGGCCAGCGAGTTCATGGGTCTGGTGCACGGCGTCTACGATGCCAAGGCCGACGGCTTCGCGCCCGGCGGTGCCTCGCTGCACAACTGCATGAGCGGGCACGGCCCGGATGCGGCCACCTTCGACAAGGCCTCGCAGGCCGATCTGTCGCGCCCGGACGTGATGACCGAAACCATGGCCTTCATGTTCGAAACGCGTGCAGTGCTGCGACCCACCCAGCAGGCACTGCAAGCAGCGCATCGGCAAGCCGACTATCAGCAGTGCTGGTCCGGATTGCGTGCAGCGTTCGCGCCACCGGCCACGCGGTAA